In one Prosthecochloris aestuarii DSM 271 genomic region, the following are encoded:
- a CDS encoding alpha-amylase family glycosyl hydrolase — protein MAGEYQKEHFYITRAARQHCALGDERLLELPEDRKTAFKQAEEQTSRINACLTKQFGGRAQLLLPAQFYGMKLLHAAAHLILSRLVLRRTPDLLKQAEAKAEDALGNTGMRAYLSTFATEFPPSELFLGKTTKERFLEVGVNREMVMEESLLVWLQNQNPALDQFSFLINDEGLRSERSYTTVITTIMQSLKAIGPVGPGGEDPAELLTMPMRHAPNSILAQLRYMRLHWGEILAGTPIDEMLEESIGMIEDEDRYIFFEQVGRREMQQHGGWMEKSVQPPSFTDLGDAPENYSSDLSWMPEVVMLAKSTFVWLDQLSKSYQRPITRLQDIPDEELDRIAARGFTALWLIGLWERSPASENIKRMQGNPEAKASAYALDRYDIAGEIGGHEGYLDLHRRAMQRHIRLASDMVPNHTGLDSELVKEKPEWFVSTQTPPYPNYTYNGPNLSSDSRYGIYIEDGYWDRSDAAVTFQRVDFHNGDTRYIYHGNDGTSMPWNDTAQLNFLSAEVREAVIQQILHVARMFPVIRFDAAMVLVKKHIQRLWYPLPGHSAAVPSRSGSAMSMEEFNRLIPEEFWREVVDRIHTEVPDTLLLAEAFWMLEGYFVRTLGMHRVYNSAFMHMFKKEDNASYRYLIKNTLEYDAQILKRYVNFMNNPDEDTAVEQFGKGDKYIGVCVMMITMPGLPMFGHGQVEGFSEKYGMEYARAYLDEQPDQELVGRHEREIFPLLKKRRLFAEVEHFHLYDVYSPDGVVNENVFCYSNRLGDERALVAFNNTWEETTGWVNTSVGFKTPNGIEQRSLCDGLGLSHDEGSYVIFRDHVSGLEFIRSMGELRRNGLHLVLGGYGYNVLFGFREVRPTKLRPYDQLALALNGSGVEDMETAVLEMSLAPLHERITDFCSEHTIDRLLDEGLSDRERVMLIQESLEELLAYASEEFELLTDTPLELPDGAAEDAAATFALVMELGENVQKCGTDTAFAEGLGMLDCETAQNACGEFGHIALLWVMLEALQQMIDENDLLEKNVIDDWLLAKPLRKVFTKNKRLASAPVEELPDLFCWMLTLKKPAASIRKPLRYLREVLEEETEENGSHTARFLQMQELYRKQWFRQNRFARLCAWTATIALLNSEEGIAATELEPWIDALNELRDEAFLAGYEVHALRALAPAAR, from the coding sequence ATGGCAGGTGAGTACCAGAAAGAACATTTCTATATAACCCGTGCGGCGCGACAACATTGCGCTTTAGGGGATGAGCGGTTGCTTGAGCTTCCGGAGGACCGCAAAACGGCATTCAAGCAGGCTGAAGAGCAGACATCACGAATCAATGCCTGCCTTACCAAACAGTTTGGCGGGAGGGCTCAGCTGCTTCTTCCGGCGCAGTTTTACGGGATGAAGCTGCTGCACGCAGCGGCACATCTGATTCTGAGCCGGCTTGTGCTGCGGCGAACTCCTGACCTGCTGAAGCAGGCTGAAGCGAAAGCTGAAGATGCGCTCGGCAATACGGGAATGAGGGCTTATCTCTCAACCTTTGCCACAGAGTTTCCCCCTTCGGAGCTCTTCCTCGGCAAAACGACAAAGGAGCGCTTTCTTGAAGTTGGCGTGAACCGCGAAATGGTGATGGAGGAGTCGCTGCTGGTCTGGCTGCAGAACCAGAACCCGGCTCTGGACCAGTTCTCGTTTCTTATCAACGATGAGGGCTTGAGAAGCGAACGCTCGTATACGACCGTGATCACGACAATCATGCAGTCACTCAAGGCGATCGGTCCGGTGGGACCCGGCGGGGAGGACCCGGCGGAGCTTCTGACGATGCCGATGCGCCATGCGCCGAACTCGATCCTTGCCCAGTTGCGCTACATGCGCCTGCACTGGGGCGAGATTCTGGCCGGCACCCCGATCGACGAGATGCTTGAAGAGAGTATCGGCATGATCGAGGATGAGGACCGCTATATCTTTTTTGAGCAGGTTGGCCGCAGGGAGATGCAGCAGCATGGCGGATGGATGGAGAAAAGCGTTCAGCCGCCGTCGTTCACCGATCTGGGCGATGCGCCTGAAAACTACTCCTCTGACCTGTCGTGGATGCCGGAAGTGGTGATGCTGGCCAAGAGTACGTTTGTCTGGCTGGACCAGCTGAGCAAGAGCTACCAGCGCCCTATCACCCGGCTGCAGGATATTCCCGACGAAGAGCTTGACCGGATCGCCGCTCGAGGCTTTACGGCCCTGTGGCTGATCGGCCTCTGGGAGCGGAGCCCGGCGTCGGAAAACATCAAGCGGATGCAGGGCAACCCGGAAGCCAAGGCTTCGGCCTATGCGCTGGACCGTTACGATATTGCAGGTGAAATCGGCGGGCACGAGGGGTACCTCGACCTGCACCGTCGCGCCATGCAGCGCCATATCCGCCTTGCGAGCGATATGGTGCCGAACCATACGGGACTGGATTCGGAGCTGGTGAAGGAGAAACCGGAGTGGTTTGTCAGCACACAGACCCCGCCCTACCCTAACTATACCTACAACGGCCCCAACCTGTCGAGCGATTCCCGGTACGGCATCTATATCGAAGATGGCTACTGGGACCGGTCTGATGCTGCAGTGACCTTTCAGCGCGTTGATTTTCACAACGGCGATACCCGCTATATCTATCATGGCAATGATGGAACATCGATGCCGTGGAACGATACGGCGCAGCTCAACTTTCTCAGCGCGGAGGTGCGCGAAGCGGTGATCCAGCAGATCCTGCATGTGGCGCGTATGTTCCCGGTGATCCGGTTCGATGCGGCAATGGTGCTGGTGAAAAAGCATATCCAGCGGTTGTGGTATCCCCTGCCGGGCCACAGCGCGGCGGTGCCGTCGAGAAGCGGCAGCGCGATGAGCATGGAGGAGTTCAACAGGCTGATTCCGGAGGAGTTCTGGCGCGAGGTGGTCGACCGCATCCACACCGAGGTGCCCGATACGCTCCTGCTTGCCGAGGCGTTCTGGATGCTTGAAGGCTATTTTGTGCGCACGCTGGGCATGCACCGCGTCTATAACAGCGCGTTCATGCACATGTTCAAGAAGGAGGATAATGCGAGCTATCGATATCTGATCAAGAATACGCTGGAGTACGATGCGCAGATCCTGAAGCGCTACGTCAACTTCATGAATAACCCCGACGAGGATACCGCCGTCGAACAGTTCGGCAAGGGCGACAAGTATATCGGGGTGTGCGTGATGATGATCACCATGCCCGGTCTGCCGATGTTCGGTCACGGTCAGGTGGAAGGGTTCAGTGAGAAGTACGGCATGGAGTATGCCCGGGCCTACCTTGATGAACAGCCCGACCAGGAGCTTGTAGGGCGACACGAACGGGAGATTTTTCCGCTCCTGAAGAAACGCAGGCTCTTTGCGGAAGTTGAACATTTCCACCTCTACGACGTCTACTCGCCGGATGGAGTGGTGAATGAAAATGTTTTCTGCTATTCCAACCGCCTGGGCGACGAACGCGCGCTGGTTGCGTTCAATAACACGTGGGAGGAGACCACGGGGTGGGTCAATACCTCTGTCGGGTTCAAAACCCCGAACGGTATCGAACAGCGCTCGCTCTGCGACGGTCTCGGCCTGAGCCACGATGAGGGAAGCTATGTCATCTTCCGCGATCACGTCAGCGGCCTGGAGTTTATCCGCTCGATGGGAGAACTGCGCCGGAACGGGCTTCACCTGGTACTCGGCGGATACGGCTACAATGTCCTCTTCGGTTTCCGCGAAGTGCGCCCGACGAAGCTTCGTCCTTACGACCAGCTCGCTCTGGCGCTCAACGGCAGCGGCGTGGAGGATATGGAGACTGCTGTGCTTGAAATGAGCCTCGCTCCTCTGCACGAACGGATCACCGATTTCTGCTCCGAGCACACCATCGACCGCCTGCTCGACGAAGGGCTCAGCGACCGCGAACGGGTGATGCTGATCCAGGAGTCGCTCGAAGAGCTTCTGGCATACGCGTCTGAAGAGTTCGAGCTCCTGACCGATACCCCGCTTGAGCTGCCGGACGGCGCCGCCGAGGATGCGGCCGCAACCTTCGCGCTCGTCATGGAGCTTGGCGAGAACGTTCAGAAGTGCGGGACCGATACGGCCTTTGCCGAAGGGCTCGGCATGCTGGACTGTGAGACGGCACAGAATGCCTGCGGTGAATTCGGCCATATCGCCCTGCTGTGGGTGATGCTCGAAGCACTGCAGCAGATGATTGACGAAAATGATCTCCTGGAGAAAAACGTGATCGACGACTGGCTCCTGGCCAAACCGCTCAGAAAGGTGTTTACAAAAAACAAGCGCCTTGCCAGCGCCCCGGTCGAAGAACTGCCCGACCTCTTCTGCTGGATGCTCACGCTGAAAAAACCAGCCGCCTCGATACGCAAACCGCTTCGCTACCTGCGTGAGGTGCTGGAAGAGGAAACAGAAGAAAACGGATCGCACACCGCACGTTTTCTGCAGATGCAGGAACTCTACAGAAAACAGTGGTTCCGGCAAAACCGCTTCGCACGCCTCTGCGCATGGACTGCAACGATCGCCCTCCTGAACAGCGAAGAAGGCATCGCAGCAACCGAACTTGAACCATGGATCGACGCCCTCAACGAACTGCGCGACGAAGCCTTTCTTGCCGGATATGAAGTCCATGCGCTTCGTGCGCTTGCGCCTGCTGCGCGGTGA
- a CDS encoding cytochrome b, translating into MAEENNKNAMAGKAPAKPKPAAPGKPAPAKPAGASAKPKPAASVAGGSKSGVYKPEEVRAEANPFKHSKENVVGAWVQQRFSVLNPIFAYLKKKEVPQHRLSFWYYFGGLTLFFFIIQIITGLLLLLYYRPTEAEAFARFVYIQTEVPYGWLIRQVHAWSANLMALMAFIHMFSTFFMKSYRKPRELMWVSGFILLALTLGFGFTGYLLPWNELAFFATQVGTEVPKVMPGGNVLVEILRGGEEVSAETLTRMFAMHVVLLPGLVMLVLSAHLMLVQVLGTSAPIGYKEAGLIKGYEKFFPTFLAKDAIGWMIGFGLLIYLAVMFPWEIGVKADPLAAAPQGIKPEWYFWAQFQLLKDFAFDGGELLAIILFTIGAIVWILVPFIDKKASREERSPMFTIFGILVLAFMLIETYRVYLEYGW; encoded by the coding sequence ATGGCTGAAGAAAACAATAAAAACGCTATGGCAGGCAAAGCCCCGGCAAAGCCGAAACCGGCAGCTCCAGGCAAGCCGGCCCCGGCAAAGCCTGCAGGAGCATCTGCCAAACCAAAACCGGCAGCATCTGTCGCCGGCGGTTCAAAATCCGGAGTGTACAAGCCTGAAGAAGTTCGTGCAGAAGCCAATCCGTTCAAGCACAGCAAAGAAAATGTTGTCGGAGCATGGGTGCAGCAGCGTTTCAGCGTTCTCAATCCGATTTTTGCTTACTTGAAGAAAAAAGAAGTACCGCAGCATCGTCTGTCGTTCTGGTACTATTTTGGTGGCCTCACCCTTTTCTTCTTCATCATCCAGATCATCACCGGTCTTCTTCTTTTGCTCTACTACAGACCGACCGAAGCAGAAGCATTCGCCCGCTTCGTCTACATTCAGACCGAAGTCCCTTACGGCTGGCTCATCCGCCAGGTCCACGCCTGGTCAGCCAACCTCATGGCGCTGATGGCCTTCATCCACATGTTCAGCACCTTCTTCATGAAGTCCTACCGCAAACCACGTGAACTCATGTGGGTCAGCGGCTTCATCCTGCTTGCGCTGACACTCGGTTTCGGGTTCACCGGTTACCTGCTTCCCTGGAACGAGCTTGCATTCTTCGCAACCCAGGTTGGTACCGAAGTTCCTAAAGTCATGCCCGGCGGCAACGTACTCGTCGAGATCCTTCGCGGCGGCGAAGAGGTTTCAGCTGAAACCCTGACCCGTATGTTCGCCATGCACGTCGTGCTGCTTCCAGGCCTTGTCATGCTTGTGCTTTCAGCACACCTCATGCTCGTCCAGGTCCTCGGCACCTCTGCCCCGATCGGCTACAAAGAAGCCGGCCTCATCAAAGGCTACGAGAAGTTCTTCCCGACCTTCCTTGCAAAAGACGCCATCGGCTGGATGATCGGTTTCGGTCTTCTTATCTATCTGGCAGTCATGTTCCCCTGGGAGATCGGCGTCAAGGCAGATCCGCTTGCCGCAGCACCGCAGGGCATCAAGCCTGAATGGTACTTCTGGGCACAGTTCCAGCTGCTCAAAGACTTCGCCTTCGACGGCGGCGAACTGCTCGCCATCATTCTCTTCACCATCGGTGCAATTGTCTGGATCCTCGTTCCGTTCATCGACAAAAAAGCATCACGCGAAGAAAGAAGCCCGATGTTCACTATCTTCGGTATCCTCGTTCTTGCATTCATGCTCATCGAAACCTACCGCGTCTATCTCGAATACGGCTGGTAA
- a CDS encoding ubiquinol-cytochrome c reductase iron-sulfur subunit: protein MAQTGNFKSPKRLDSLEGGAGSSSGAVAAGKAREDSMSGLDFERRSFLGKVVGGIGAVVAASTLYPVVKYIIPPAAKEMKEVDELVVGKASEVPADTGKIFQFNKDKVIVINNGGKLTACSAVCTHLGCLVQWKEDENLIYCACHGARYQQTGEIISGPQPLPLTPFSVKVDGDDLVVSKA, encoded by the coding sequence ATGGCACAAACAGGTAACTTCAAAAGCCCCAAGAGGCTGGATTCACTTGAGGGTGGTGCTGGTTCTTCCTCCGGCGCTGTTGCTGCCGGGAAAGCCCGCGAAGACTCCATGTCCGGTCTTGATTTTGAACGCCGCAGTTTCCTTGGCAAAGTTGTCGGCGGTATCGGTGCGGTTGTTGCAGCAAGCACGCTGTACCCTGTCGTCAAGTACATCATTCCGCCCGCCGCAAAGGAAATGAAAGAAGTTGACGAACTGGTTGTCGGTAAAGCATCGGAAGTACCGGCCGATACCGGCAAGATCTTCCAGTTCAACAAGGATAAAGTCATTGTCATCAACAATGGCGGCAAACTGACCGCCTGCAGTGCCGTTTGTACTCATCTCGGTTGTCTCGTGCAGTGGAAAGAGGATGAGAACCTTATTTATTGTGCCTGCCACGGTGCACGTTACCAGCAGACAGGGGAGATTATTTCCGGTCCTCAGCCGCTTCCGTTGACACCCTTCAGTGTCAAAGTCGACGGTGACGATCTCGTCGTTTCAAAAGCTTAA